The following are encoded together in the Pseudoxanthobacter soli DSM 19599 genome:
- a CDS encoding extracellular solute-binding protein yields MNEYELQRVITFLEKTRAPYLDLVPAAEPDPAWNIITHLMKERIAGRVVTMSSLIDVAGVPYSTALRRIHRMIEEGLIQKVARSTSGKSFALVAGPRLVAGYEAHARRVKAVLARTYGHRATGDDADDDYYFGGALPREDPPAAIIEQRRNKPIDLRFLLNDDNYFASMRNMWIDFRSNLASRRNFELQELPELYDRLLWNGGREQSFFDVVTVNMPWLGEMASKGLLRPLDDFIAASNINPDAFQPVVWGTGSWGGRQYGIPIYVTIECLTAQRPMLEAAKLQMPRTFDEVIAVGRALHAPEAGRWGIVWNAARGMPIAHAFMFFLGCCGGAVLDLKRAGSGYTLEGIDRRTPPPRVNDAAARAALDYMHRLVEISPPGILDMRWKEALMTFMSGDAAMCYIWSMRAARFEYDVQSAVKRRVEYAAHPAGPGGTNLSPIGGFLLAIPSNLPEDRARLAFEAISWMASAEAMRAHVKNGFPVAPGFSIVADPEAAAGSPIVRLADRLARRNQLHNWQRPPVPHYTGIERILGEEIHAALRREKSDAAALVDAEAAIARLIRTADEDAAVPVGRDL; encoded by the coding sequence ATGAACGAATACGAACTGCAACGCGTCATCACCTTTCTGGAGAAGACGCGCGCGCCCTATCTCGATCTGGTGCCCGCGGCCGAGCCCGATCCGGCCTGGAACATCATCACCCACCTGATGAAGGAGCGGATCGCCGGGCGCGTCGTCACCATGTCGTCGCTGATCGACGTGGCCGGCGTGCCCTACTCGACCGCGCTGCGGCGCATCCACCGCATGATCGAAGAGGGGCTGATCCAGAAGGTGGCGCGCAGCACCTCCGGCAAGTCGTTCGCGCTGGTTGCGGGGCCGCGGCTCGTCGCCGGCTACGAGGCCCACGCGCGCCGAGTGAAGGCGGTGCTGGCGCGCACCTACGGCCACCGCGCCACCGGCGACGATGCCGACGACGACTATTATTTCGGCGGCGCGCTGCCCCGGGAGGATCCCCCCGCCGCCATCATCGAGCAGCGCCGCAACAAGCCGATCGACCTGCGCTTCCTGCTCAACGACGACAACTACTTCGCCTCGATGCGGAACATGTGGATCGACTTCCGCAGCAACCTCGCCTCGCGCCGGAATTTCGAGCTGCAGGAGCTTCCCGAGCTCTACGACCGGCTATTGTGGAACGGCGGTCGCGAGCAGTCCTTCTTCGATGTGGTCACCGTCAACATGCCGTGGCTCGGCGAGATGGCCTCCAAGGGCCTGTTGCGTCCGCTCGACGACTTCATCGCCGCCAGCAACATCAACCCCGATGCCTTCCAGCCGGTGGTGTGGGGCACCGGCTCATGGGGCGGCCGGCAATACGGCATCCCGATCTACGTCACCATCGAATGCCTCACCGCCCAGCGGCCGATGCTGGAAGCGGCGAAGCTGCAGATGCCGCGCACCTTCGACGAGGTGATCGCGGTCGGCCGCGCGCTTCACGCGCCGGAGGCGGGGCGCTGGGGCATCGTGTGGAACGCCGCGCGCGGCATGCCCATCGCCCACGCCTTCATGTTCTTCCTCGGCTGCTGCGGCGGGGCGGTGCTCGATCTGAAGCGCGCCGGCTCGGGCTACACGCTGGAGGGCATCGACCGGCGCACGCCGCCGCCGCGGGTCAACGATGCCGCGGCCCGCGCCGCGCTCGACTACATGCACCGGCTCGTCGAGATCTCGCCGCCCGGCATTCTCGACATGCGCTGGAAGGAAGCGCTGATGACCTTCATGAGCGGCGATGCCGCCATGTGCTACATCTGGTCGATGCGCGCGGCACGGTTCGAATATGACGTGCAGTCGGCCGTCAAGCGGCGGGTGGAATATGCCGCCCATCCGGCCGGCCCCGGCGGCACGAACCTTTCGCCCATCGGCGGCTTCCTGCTCGCCATCCCGTCCAACCTGCCGGAAGACCGCGCGCGGCTCGCCTTCGAGGCGATCTCGTGGATGGCCTCGGCCGAGGCGATGCGCGCCCACGTCAAGAACGGCTTCCCGGTCGCGCCGGGTTTCAGCATCGTGGCCGATCCCGAGGCCGCCGCCGGCTCGCCCATCGTCCGCCTCGCCGACCGGCTGGCCCGGCGCAACCAGCTTCACAACTGGCAGCGCCCCCCGGTGCCGCATTATACCGGCATCGAGCGCATCCTCGGCGAGGAGATCCACGCCGCCCTGCGGCGCGAGAAGTCCGACGCCGCCGCGCTCGTCGACGCGGAAGCCGCCATCGCCCGCCTGATCCGCACCGCCGACGAAGACGCCGCCGTGCCGGTGGGCCGGGACCTCTGA
- a CDS encoding MgtC/SapB family protein produces MIDLPLEWERLEAVLRLAVAAAIGMIVGLNRDMHGKPTGMRTLGLVSLAAALVSLAGLSVGGMDGHPDATSRVVQGIIQGVLTGIGFIGAGVVLRNPKALEVYGLTTAATVLVTAALGIAAALANWELVLAALLLAIGLLIAPSPTENEHGYGDSDDDDTLPEDGDATAAVSPGRGPERTRPPAVVRLAGGTSNGGASKGRASKGGNTIKGGDTMERIDFEITGHEGAWQVTGPDGAGMSYPTREAAFESAVIAASTAIKEGAEISIVVRGRPGQALGERRN; encoded by the coding sequence ATGATCGATCTTCCCCTGGAATGGGAGCGGCTGGAGGCGGTGCTGCGGCTCGCCGTGGCCGCGGCGATCGGCATGATCGTCGGCCTGAACCGCGATATGCACGGCAAGCCGACGGGCATGCGCACGCTCGGCCTCGTCTCCCTCGCCGCTGCGCTGGTCTCTCTCGCCGGCCTCAGCGTCGGCGGGATGGACGGTCACCCGGATGCCACGAGCCGCGTCGTGCAGGGCATTATCCAGGGCGTTCTCACCGGCATCGGCTTCATCGGCGCGGGCGTGGTGCTGCGCAATCCGAAGGCGCTGGAGGTCTACGGCCTCACCACAGCCGCGACCGTGCTGGTGACGGCGGCGCTCGGCATCGCCGCCGCGCTGGCGAACTGGGAACTCGTGCTCGCGGCCCTGCTTCTCGCAATCGGCCTCCTGATCGCTCCCTCTCCGACGGAGAACGAACACGGTTACGGCGATTCCGACGACGACGACACGCTGCCCGAAGACGGCGATGCGACGGCTGCCGTTTCCCCAGGCCGAGGACCGGAACGGACGCGGCCGCCCGCGGTTGTCCGGCTGGCTGGCGGCACATCCAACGGCGGCGCTTCCAAGGGCCGCGCATCCAAGGGCGGCAACACCATCAAGGGCGGCGACACCATGGAACGCATCGATTTCGAGATCACGGGCCATGAAGGCGCGTGGCAGGTGACCGGCCCCGACGGCGCCGGCATGTCCTATCCGACCCGCGAGGCGGCGTTCGAGAGCGCGGTGATCGCGGCCTCCACCGCCATCAAGGAAGGCGCCGAGATCTCCATCGTCGTCCGCGGCCGCCCCGGTCAGGCACTCGGCGAACGCCGCAACTGA
- a CDS encoding ABC transporter substrate-binding protein has protein sequence MRTKLSIISCAAVALAMGTSIASADWYKGAPRTFLFNPSADVCFKDTSQYKKAGPYTIGFSNAGLGDSWRVVALHSLEKAAAEHKDKIGKLLITDAGHDDAKQIADIQDLVSRGVDLLIVSANTEKALDPAVSRVMKQGIPVVMVDRRIASDNFVTFVTASDNMEGRLWAQWLVEKLNGKGNIVILGGQAGSSPNEARVRAGMQVFDQYPNIKILDTVYSDWSPVKGKQAMQAVIAKYGKDINGVFSTHGLQTPGSIEAFLEAGFKPGEIPPHTTADVNGPLQMALKYKVPMLEVGYPPAMGGQAIETALKVLDGAKVPCITEINSQIAVTRGDETPSIRPDVYIDEMVVKDGPADMLVTGGMGPGYDPKTFSVDYPK, from the coding sequence ATGCGGACTAAACTGTCCATTATTTCGTGCGCCGCCGTCGCTCTCGCCATGGGAACGAGCATTGCTTCAGCGGATTGGTACAAGGGAGCGCCGCGCACGTTCCTGTTCAATCCCTCCGCCGACGTCTGTTTCAAGGATACCAGCCAGTACAAGAAGGCGGGTCCCTACACCATCGGCTTCTCGAACGCCGGCCTCGGCGACAGCTGGCGCGTCGTGGCGCTGCATTCGCTCGAGAAGGCCGCTGCCGAGCACAAGGACAAGATCGGCAAGCTGCTCATCACCGATGCCGGCCATGACGACGCCAAGCAGATCGCCGACATTCAGGATCTGGTCTCCCGCGGTGTCGATCTCCTGATCGTCTCCGCCAACACCGAGAAGGCGCTCGATCCCGCCGTCAGCCGCGTGATGAAGCAGGGCATTCCGGTCGTCATGGTCGACCGCCGCATCGCCTCCGACAACTTCGTCACCTTCGTCACCGCCTCCGACAACATGGAAGGCCGGTTGTGGGCGCAGTGGCTGGTTGAGAAGCTCAACGGCAAGGGCAACATCGTCATTCTCGGCGGTCAGGCCGGATCGAGCCCGAACGAGGCGCGCGTGCGTGCCGGCATGCAGGTGTTTGACCAGTATCCGAACATCAAGATCCTCGACACCGTCTATTCCGACTGGAGCCCGGTGAAGGGCAAGCAGGCGATGCAGGCCGTGATCGCCAAGTACGGCAAGGACATCAACGGCGTGTTCTCCACGCACGGCCTGCAGACGCCCGGCTCCATCGAGGCGTTCCTCGAGGCCGGCTTCAAGCCCGGCGAGATCCCGCCCCACACCACCGCCGACGTGAACGGCCCGCTGCAGATGGCGCTGAAATACAAGGTGCCGATGCTGGAGGTCGGCTATCCGCCGGCCATGGGCGGCCAGGCCATCGAGACCGCGCTCAAGGTGCTCGACGGTGCCAAGGTGCCGTGCATCACCGAGATCAATTCCCAGATCGCCGTCACCCGCGGCGACGAGACCCCCTCGATCCGCCCCGACGTCTACATCGACGAGATGGTGGTGAAGGACGGTCCCGCCGACATGCTCGTCACCGGCGGCATGGGGCCGGGCTACGACCCCAAGACCTTCTCCGTCGACTATCCGAAGTAA
- a CDS encoding GGDEF domain-containing protein, producing MLDSARGSSASRHEFAGFRRRFLITVLGAATVWTAAMVAASTMGWLSVGPLQTYNNIAFFFMALVLLVMVWRWPGTTRPAAIAFCTGGLFLIVAALFLVPEDPLRMLLFFPGIGVIFLTLGARAAWVATAVAIVAFCTAVAGGYIATTATGVSTFIISLFFTGLFFHTFRVQSVRALETIAAQNEALDEAARRDPLTSLPNLRAFRNAVEAETTAPNGGAPLAIAFVDVDFFKTINDRYGHAEGDAVLVAVAGALRGAIRAGDTVARIGGEEFAVLLPATDIATAMVVAERLRATVQATAVTIAGEITSVTVSVGVAPSRPPHASADAVLRAADLAMYAAKAQGRNRVIPAPAAA from the coding sequence ATGCTCGACTCTGCAAGGGGATCGTCCGCTTCCCGGCACGAGTTCGCCGGCTTCAGGCGCCGCTTTCTGATCACGGTGCTGGGGGCGGCCACCGTGTGGACTGCCGCCATGGTCGCGGCAAGCACAATGGGCTGGCTCTCGGTCGGACCGCTTCAGACCTACAACAACATCGCGTTCTTCTTCATGGCCCTGGTACTACTGGTCATGGTCTGGCGTTGGCCCGGAACAACCCGGCCCGCTGCCATCGCATTCTGCACCGGCGGCCTTTTCCTGATCGTCGCCGCGCTGTTCCTGGTGCCGGAGGATCCGCTGCGGATGCTGCTTTTCTTCCCCGGAATCGGTGTGATCTTTCTCACGCTTGGCGCCCGCGCCGCATGGGTCGCGACCGCCGTCGCCATCGTCGCGTTCTGCACGGCTGTCGCGGGCGGCTACATCGCAACGACGGCAACCGGCGTGAGCACGTTCATCATTTCGCTGTTCTTCACCGGCCTGTTCTTCCACACGTTCCGCGTCCAGTCGGTCAGGGCGCTGGAGACCATCGCCGCGCAGAACGAGGCGCTCGACGAGGCTGCCCGGCGCGACCCGCTGACGAGCCTGCCGAACCTGCGTGCGTTCCGGAATGCGGTGGAAGCAGAGACCACGGCGCCGAACGGGGGGGCTCCGCTCGCCATCGCCTTCGTCGACGTGGATTTCTTCAAGACGATCAACGACCGGTATGGCCATGCCGAGGGCGACGCGGTGCTGGTGGCCGTCGCAGGAGCGCTCAGAGGGGCGATACGCGCCGGTGATACCGTCGCCCGCATCGGCGGAGAGGAATTCGCGGTGCTGCTGCCGGCGACGGACATCGCGACGGCGATGGTCGTCGCGGAACGGTTGCGCGCCACCGTCCAGGCGACGGCGGTGACGATCGCAGGCGAGATCACGAGCGTCACCGTCTCCGTCGGCGTGGCACCGTCCCGGCCGCCCCATGCCAGCGCCGACGCCGTGCTGCGCGCGGCGGATCTGGCGATGTACGCCGCCAAGGCCCAGGGCCGCAATCGCGTGATCCCCGCACCGGCTGCGGCATAG
- a CDS encoding sugar ABC transporter ATP-binding protein, with product MLTLTGISKGFPGVQALQGVSFDVAAGEIHALAGENGAGKSTLTKVIAGVYRPDEGAMTLDGKPVAWASPGEAKAAGIHVIYQEFVLFPHLTVAENIFLGHERRSRLGLVDHRRTRTEAAALLLRLGVDIDPEARVSELSVADQQMVEIAKALVHDVKVLILDEPTAVISGREVDLLFERLHALRRQGVAIVYISHRLEEIFAHCDRVTVLKDGRHVATRRVAELDRDRLIALMVGRDMRELFPPKRPAPAAPRPVVLEARGISVPGRVRRADLTLRAGEITGLSGMVGAGRTELALAIFGGLAMSEGTVVIDGTARHAMTPARAIALGIGLVTEDRKGQGLAMLMDVAANVSASSLGDVSRGGFLDRGAERAIAAEAIASYQIACRGPDTPVAVMSGGNQQKVIVARWARTCRRVLILDEPTRGVDVGAKMEIYRIMQALAEAGIAVLMISSELPEIVGMSDRVVVMREGIVTGELVGDEIEETAIVGLATQHAAA from the coding sequence ATGCTGACGCTCACAGGCATTTCCAAGGGGTTCCCCGGCGTCCAGGCGCTGCAGGGCGTGTCGTTCGACGTCGCGGCCGGCGAGATCCACGCGCTCGCCGGCGAGAACGGCGCCGGCAAGTCGACGCTGACCAAGGTCATCGCCGGCGTCTACCGGCCTGACGAGGGCGCGATGACGCTCGACGGCAAGCCCGTGGCCTGGGCCTCGCCGGGCGAGGCCAAGGCCGCCGGCATCCACGTCATCTACCAGGAATTCGTGCTGTTCCCGCACCTCACGGTCGCCGAGAACATCTTCCTCGGCCACGAGCGGCGGTCCCGGCTCGGCCTCGTCGACCATCGCCGCACCCGCACCGAGGCGGCGGCGCTCTTGCTCCGCCTCGGCGTCGACATCGACCCCGAGGCGCGGGTGAGCGAGCTGTCGGTCGCCGACCAGCAGATGGTGGAGATCGCCAAGGCGCTCGTCCACGACGTCAAGGTGCTGATCCTCGACGAGCCGACGGCGGTGATTTCCGGGCGCGAGGTCGATCTCCTGTTCGAGCGCCTCCACGCGCTGCGCCGCCAGGGCGTCGCCATCGTCTACATCTCCCACCGCCTGGAGGAGATCTTCGCCCACTGCGACCGGGTGACGGTCCTGAAGGACGGCCGTCACGTCGCGACCCGCCGCGTCGCCGAACTCGACCGCGACCGCCTGATCGCGCTGATGGTCGGGCGCGACATGCGCGAGCTCTTCCCGCCGAAGCGGCCCGCGCCCGCGGCGCCGCGCCCGGTGGTGCTGGAGGCGCGCGGCATCTCGGTCCCCGGCCGCGTCCGGCGCGCCGATCTCACGCTTCGGGCCGGCGAGATCACGGGGCTCTCCGGCATGGTCGGCGCGGGCCGCACCGAACTCGCGCTCGCCATCTTCGGCGGCCTCGCGATGTCGGAAGGCACGGTCGTCATCGACGGCACCGCCCGTCACGCCATGACGCCCGCCCGCGCCATCGCGCTCGGCATCGGCCTCGTCACCGAGGACCGCAAGGGCCAGGGCCTCGCCATGCTGATGGACGTGGCGGCGAACGTCTCCGCCTCCTCGCTCGGCGACGTTTCGCGCGGCGGCTTCCTCGACCGCGGCGCCGAGCGCGCCATCGCCGCCGAGGCGATCGCCTCCTACCAGATCGCCTGCCGCGGCCCCGACACGCCCGTCGCCGTGATGTCGGGCGGCAACCAGCAGAAGGTCATCGTCGCCCGCTGGGCGCGGACCTGCCGCCGCGTGCTGATCCTTGACGAGCCGACCCGCGGCGTCGATGTCGGCGCCAAGATGGAAATCTACCGCATCATGCAGGCGCTCGCCGAAGCCGGCATCGCCGTCCTGATGATCTCGTCGGAACTGCCGGAGATCGTCGGCATGTCCGACCGCGTGGTGGTGATGCGCGAGGGCATCGTCACCGGAGAACTCGTCGGCGACGAGATCGAGGAAACGGCGATCGTCGGCCTCGCCACCCAGCACGCCGCGGCCTGA
- a CDS encoding ferritin-like domain-containing protein, translating to MGLFTKDIQTFDDLFVHQLKDIYYAEKRILKALPKMIDKATNTNLKAGFNAHLQQTEGHVGRLEQVFSMHGVTPDAVTCPAIDGIIKEAEEVAGDVADKQVLDAALIAAAQAVEHYEITRYGSLVAWARRLGRNDCADLLERTLEEEKATDQKLTTLAEGTVNQAAA from the coding sequence ATGGGTCTCTTCACCAAGGACATTCAGACATTCGACGATCTCTTCGTGCACCAGCTGAAGGATATCTATTACGCCGAGAAGCGTATCCTGAAGGCGCTGCCGAAGATGATCGACAAGGCGACGAACACCAACCTGAAGGCCGGCTTCAACGCCCATCTGCAGCAGACCGAGGGGCATGTCGGCCGGCTCGAGCAGGTGTTCTCGATGCACGGGGTCACGCCTGACGCGGTGACCTGCCCGGCCATCGACGGCATCATCAAGGAAGCCGAGGAAGTGGCCGGCGATGTCGCCGACAAGCAGGTGCTCGACGCCGCCCTAATCGCCGCCGCGCAGGCGGTCGAACACTATGAGATCACGCGCTACGGCAGCCTCGTCGCCTGGGCGCGCCGGCTCGGCCGCAACGACTGCGCCGACCTTCTGGAGCGCACGCTCGAGGAGGAGAAGGCGACCGACCAGAAGCTGACGACGCTGGCGGAAGGCACGGTCAACCAGGCCGCCGCCTGA
- a CDS encoding NAD(P)-dependent oxidoreductase, whose protein sequence is MKRATTRVATRRLPDRHIGWIGVGKMGARMCRRALAAGYRLTVLEPVVENRAIVVARGAGFVSTAAELCDRARVIVLTIPDDSVLREVVLGPDGLCAHVAPGDIVVDMSTVSPHLSAEAADVLARTGAAFVRAPVSGSTQLASDGQLTILLSGPPEAVRAVEPLLATLSTRRLYLGAGEEARYMKFVLNILAGSTAAVLSEALMFGRKGGLSTRAMLDVIADSIVASPLIEGKRDMLLARDFDPAFSIQQMITDFDLVADTARAIRAPMMIAGLIRQQFELARAAGDGERDYFALLEQFERMAGLAPEAPDEADDTLPETG, encoded by the coding sequence GTGAAGCGTGCAACCACCCGGGTCGCGACAAGGCGGCTGCCCGATCGACATATCGGCTGGATCGGCGTCGGCAAGATGGGCGCGCGGATGTGCCGGCGCGCGCTGGCGGCCGGCTACCGGCTGACCGTTCTGGAGCCCGTGGTGGAGAACCGCGCGATCGTGGTCGCGCGCGGCGCCGGGTTCGTCTCCACCGCCGCCGAACTCTGCGACCGGGCGCGGGTGATCGTGCTGACGATTCCCGACGATTCTGTGCTGCGGGAGGTCGTGCTCGGACCGGACGGCCTCTGCGCCCACGTCGCGCCCGGCGACATCGTGGTCGACATGAGCACGGTGTCGCCCCACCTCTCGGCGGAAGCGGCCGATGTTCTGGCAAGGACAGGCGCGGCATTCGTGCGCGCACCGGTTTCGGGCAGCACCCAGCTCGCGAGCGACGGCCAACTGACGATCCTGCTTTCCGGCCCGCCGGAGGCGGTGCGCGCCGTGGAGCCGCTGCTCGCCACGCTCTCCACGCGCCGGCTCTATCTCGGCGCCGGCGAGGAAGCGCGCTATATGAAGTTCGTTTTGAATATTCTGGCGGGCTCGACGGCGGCGGTGCTGTCGGAGGCGCTGATGTTCGGGCGCAAGGGCGGCCTTTCCACCCGCGCCATGCTCGACGTGATCGCAGACAGCATCGTCGCGTCGCCGCTGATCGAAGGAAAGCGCGACATGCTGCTGGCGCGAGACTTCGACCCGGCGTTCTCGATCCAGCAGATGATCACCGATTTCGACCTCGTGGCCGACACCGCACGCGCAATCCGCGCGCCGATGATGATCGCAGGCCTGATCCGCCAGCAGTTCGAACTCGCCCGGGCCGCCGGCGACGGCGAGCGCGACTATTTCGCCCTGCTGGAGCAGTTCGAGCGGATGGCGGGCCTTGCCCCCGAGGCACCCGACGAGGCCGACGACACCCTGCCGGAGACCGGCTGA